The following coding sequences are from one Bos mutus isolate GX-2022 chromosome 22, NWIPB_WYAK_1.1, whole genome shotgun sequence window:
- the LOC102265501 gene encoding cathelicidin-5, with protein MPWEEGRDGVGQEGSRLNFCIRAQTGHKGGSLRLGGGRLGTMETQRASLSLGRWSLWLLLLGLALPSASAQALSYREAVLRAVDQLNEKSSEANLYRLLELDPPPKEDDENPNIPKPVSFRVKETVCPRTSQQPPEQCDFKENGLLKECVGTVTLDQVGSNFDITCAVPQSVGGLRSLGRKILRAWKKYGPIIVPIIRIG; from the exons atgccctgggaggagggcagggatggggtgggTCAGGAAGGCTCCCGGTTGAACTTTTGCATCAGGGCCCAGACTGGGCATAAAGGAGGATCCCTCAGGTTGGGAGGAGGCAGACTGGGGACCATGGAGACCCAGAGGGCCAGCCTCTCCCTGGGACGGTGGTCACTGTGGCTACTGCTGCTGGGACTAGCGCTGCCCTCGGCCAGCGCCCAGGCCCTCAGCTACAGGGAGGCCGTGCTTCGTGCTGTGGATCAGCTCAATGAGAAGTCCTCAGAAGCTAATCTCTACCGCCTCCTGGAGCTAGACCCACCTCCCAAGGAGGAC GATGAGAACCCAAACATCCCGAAGCCTGTGAGCTTCAGGGTAAAGGAGACCGTGTGCCCCAGGACGAGCCAGCAGCCCCCGGAGCAGTGTGACTTCAAGGAGAATGGG CTGCTGAAAGAGTGTGTGGGGACAGTCACCCTGGACCAGGTCGGGAGTAACTTCGACATCACCTGTGCTGTG CCCCAGAGTGTCGGGGGACTTCGAAGCCTGGGTAGGAAGATATTACGTGCTTGGAAGAAGTATGGCCCAATTATTGTTCCAATAATCAGAATTGGGTGA
- the LOC102286356 gene encoding cathelicidin-6 produces METQRASLSLGRWSLWLLLLGLALPSASAQALSYREAVLRAVDQFNERSSEANLYRLLELDPPLKEDDENPNIPKPVSFRVKETVCPRTSQQPAEQCDFKENGLVKQCVGTVTLDAVKGKINITCEELQSVGRFKRFRKKFKKLFKKLSPVIPLLQLG; encoded by the exons ATGGAGACCCAGAGGGCCAGCCTCTCCCTGGGGCGGTGGTCACTGTGGCTACTGCTGCTGGGACTAGCGCTGCCCTCAGCCAGCGCCCAGGCCCTCAGCTACAGGGAGGCCGTGCTTCGTGCCGTGGATCAGTTCAATGAGCGGTCCTCAGAAGCTAATCTCTACCGCCTCCTGGAGCTAGACCCACCTCTCAAGGAGGAC GATGAGAACCCAAACATCCCGAAGCCTGTGAGCTTCAGGGTGAAGGAGACTGTATGCCCCAGGACGAGCCAGCAGCCCGCAGAGCAGTGTGACTTCAAGGAGAATGGG CTGGTGAAGCAATGTGTAGGGACAGTCACTCTGGATGCGGTGAAAGGCAAAATTAACATCACCTGCGAGGAG TTGCAGAGTGTTGGAAGATTTAAACGATTTCGTAAGAAGTTTAAGAAACTCTTTAAGAAACTTTCTCCAGTCATTCCGCTACTCCAGTTGGGGTAA